In Actinomycetes bacterium, a single window of DNA contains:
- a CDS encoding homogentisate 1,2-dioxygenase, producing the protein MPYYRQVGEIPRKRHTQFRQSDGSLYAEELMGVEGFSSDASLLYHRHLPTAIVSSEAYDAPVFHRQPNHPLKPRHFKTHKLDGAAAAKDAVLGRQHLMANADVRLSYAVATEPSPLYRNAVGDECVYVESGEAVVETVFGALTVRSGDYVVLPTSTTHRWVPQGELRLLVTEASGHIRPPKRYLSSKGQFLEHAPYCERDIRGPGEPFSAGGEDVEVLVQHRGPGTASAWTRYVYAHHPFDVVGWDGCLYPHVFSIHDFEPITGRLHQPPPVHQTFEGPNFVICSFVPRLFDYHPEGIPAPYNHANVDSDEMIFYTGGDFMSRKGAGIEQGSISLHPSGFTHGPQPGSVEASIGKAATDELAVMVDTFRPLDLLEPALACEDTSYAWTWAGRTIDPGADSTTG; encoded by the coding sequence ATGCCTTACTACCGCCAGGTGGGCGAGATCCCTCGTAAGCGCCACACCCAGTTCCGCCAGTCCGACGGCAGCCTCTACGCCGAGGAGCTGATGGGCGTCGAGGGGTTCTCGTCGGACGCCTCGCTGCTCTACCACCGCCACCTCCCGACGGCGATCGTGTCGAGCGAGGCTTACGACGCCCCGGTCTTCCACCGGCAGCCCAACCACCCGCTCAAGCCGCGCCACTTCAAGACCCACAAGCTCGACGGGGCGGCAGCGGCCAAGGACGCGGTGCTCGGCCGCCAGCACCTGATGGCCAACGCCGACGTACGCCTCTCCTACGCGGTCGCGACCGAGCCGTCGCCGCTCTACCGCAACGCGGTCGGCGACGAGTGCGTCTACGTCGAGAGCGGCGAGGCGGTCGTCGAGACGGTGTTCGGCGCGCTGACCGTGCGCAGTGGGGACTACGTCGTCCTGCCGACGTCGACCACGCACCGGTGGGTCCCGCAGGGTGAGCTGCGGCTGCTGGTGACCGAGGCGTCCGGGCACATCCGGCCGCCGAAGCGCTACCTGTCGAGCAAGGGCCAGTTCCTCGAGCACGCGCCCTACTGCGAGCGGGACATCCGCGGCCCGGGCGAGCCCTTCAGCGCGGGCGGCGAGGACGTCGAGGTGCTGGTGCAGCACCGCGGGCCCGGCACGGCGAGCGCCTGGACGCGCTACGTCTACGCGCACCACCCGTTCGACGTCGTCGGGTGGGACGGCTGCCTCTACCCGCACGTCTTCTCGATCCACGACTTCGAGCCGATCACCGGCCGGCTGCACCAGCCGCCGCCGGTGCACCAGACGTTCGAGGGCCCGAACTTCGTGATCTGCTCGTTCGTCCCACGACTGTTCGACTACCACCCCGAGGGCATCCCGGCGCCGTACAACCACGCCAACGTCGACTCCGACGAGATGATCTTCTACACCGGCGGCGACTTCATGTCGCGCAAGGGCGCCGGCATCGAGCAGGGCTCGATCTCTCTGCACCCGTCGGGCTTCACCCACGGCCCGCAGCCCGGGTCGGTCGAGGCCTCGATCGGCAAGGCGGCGACCGACGAGCTCGCCGTCATGGTCGACACGTTCCGCCCGCTCGACCTGCTCGAGCCGGCGCTGGCGTGCGAGGACACCTCTTACGCGTGGACCTGGGCCGGGCGCACCATCGACCCCGGAGCCGACTCGACGACCGGCTGA
- the fahA gene encoding fumarylacetoacetase, whose translation MTTTWADLPEGTAFPATNLPYGVFSHDGEFPRVGVALGDDVMDLAPLAAAEGLDGGHVFEAPSLNPFLAMGRPSWSAVRSWLVELVTHEGYRDLVESHLVPQSEVTMHLPFDVADYVDFYSSQHHAENVGRIFRPDGEALTPNWKHLPIGYHGRAGTVVVSGTDVVRPSGQRKAPDDAAPTYGPSRRLDIEAEVGFVVGVPSPLGRAVPTRDFRQHIFGVCLVNDWSARDLQAWEYVPLGPFLGKSFATSVSPWVVPLDALGDARLPGPEQNPAVLPYLERHSDWALDLRLEVSWNGTVVARPPFSQMYWTPDQQLAHLTVNGAALRTGDLYASGTVSGPERDQRGSFLELSWNGQEQVALDDGSTRTFLEDGDTVAISAWAPGPDGTRIGFGAVTGTVIPGP comes from the coding sequence ATGACGACCACCTGGGCCGACCTGCCCGAGGGCACCGCATTCCCCGCGACCAACTTGCCCTACGGCGTCTTCTCGCACGACGGCGAGTTCCCGCGAGTCGGGGTCGCTCTCGGCGACGACGTGATGGACCTGGCGCCGCTGGCCGCAGCCGAGGGGCTCGACGGCGGCCACGTCTTCGAGGCGCCGTCGCTCAACCCCTTCCTCGCGATGGGCCGCCCGTCGTGGTCGGCCGTGCGGTCCTGGCTGGTCGAGCTGGTGACCCACGAGGGCTACCGCGACCTGGTCGAGAGCCACCTCGTGCCGCAGTCCGAGGTCACCATGCACCTCCCGTTCGACGTCGCCGACTACGTCGACTTCTACTCCTCGCAGCACCACGCCGAGAATGTCGGCCGCATCTTCCGGCCCGACGGCGAGGCCCTGACCCCCAACTGGAAGCACCTGCCTATCGGTTACCACGGGCGGGCCGGCACGGTCGTCGTCTCCGGCACCGACGTCGTACGCCCGAGCGGGCAGCGCAAGGCACCGGACGACGCCGCACCCACCTACGGGCCGTCGCGGCGGCTTGACATCGAGGCCGAGGTCGGCTTCGTGGTCGGCGTCCCGTCGCCCCTCGGCCGCGCGGTCCCGACCCGCGACTTCCGGCAGCACATCTTCGGCGTGTGCCTCGTCAACGACTGGAGCGCGCGCGACCTGCAGGCGTGGGAGTACGTCCCGCTGGGGCCCTTCCTGGGCAAGTCGTTCGCCACCTCGGTGTCGCCGTGGGTCGTGCCGCTGGACGCCCTCGGCGACGCGCGGCTGCCCGGCCCGGAGCAGAACCCGGCGGTGCTGCCCTACCTGGAGCGGCACTCGGACTGGGCGCTCGACCTGCGCCTCGAGGTGTCGTGGAACGGCACCGTCGTCGCGCGCCCGCCGTTCTCGCAGATGTACTGGACGCCCGACCAGCAGCTCGCGCACCTGACCGTCAACGGCGCTGCCCTGCGCACCGGCGACCTCTACGCCTCCGGCACCGTGTCCGGCCCGGAGCGCGACCAGCGCGGCTCGTTCCTCGAGCTGTCCTGGAACGGCCAGGAGCAGGTCGCGCTGGACGACGGCTCGACCCGGACCTTCCTCGAGGACGGCGACACCGTGGCGATCTCGGCGTGGGCGCCGGGTCCTGACGGCACCCGCATCGGCTTCGGTGCCGTGACCGGCACCGTCATCCCCGGTCCCTGA
- a CDS encoding GNAT family protein: MLDTPVDLETRLPGRVTLSLLTAADAEAFAAHVSADLDRLRTHLPWPDVTRTPDGAAGWLGAYERQEDGRVGVAGMWHERQLIGGALLFHHDPAAANVELGCWVVAAGEGAGVVSAACRWQLGHARADLGAERVEWHAGTTNERSRRLAERLGFVHEGTLRSNYPLRGDRLDTDVLSLVGAELDPFVRDRG, encoded by the coding sequence GTGCTGGACACACCTGTCGACCTCGAGACCCGGCTGCCCGGCCGGGTCACTTTGTCGCTGCTGACCGCCGCGGACGCCGAAGCCTTCGCCGCCCACGTCAGCGCCGACCTCGACCGGCTGCGCACCCACCTGCCGTGGCCCGACGTGACCAGGACGCCGGACGGCGCAGCCGGGTGGCTGGGGGCGTACGAACGGCAGGAGGACGGTCGGGTCGGCGTCGCCGGGATGTGGCACGAGCGGCAGCTCATCGGTGGGGCGCTGCTGTTCCACCACGACCCCGCCGCAGCGAACGTCGAGCTCGGCTGCTGGGTGGTCGCCGCCGGCGAGGGCGCCGGAGTGGTGTCGGCCGCGTGCCGCTGGCAGCTCGGCCACGCCCGCGCCGACCTGGGGGCCGAGCGGGTCGAGTGGCACGCCGGGACCACCAACGAGCGATCGCGCCGGCTCGCCGAGCGGCTGGGCTTCGTCCACGAAGGCACCCTGCGCTCGAACTACCCGCTGCGCGGCGACCGGCTGGACACTGACGTGCTGTCGCTGGTCGGTGCCGAGCTCGACCCCTTCGTCAGGGACCGGGGATGA
- a CDS encoding zf-TFIIB domain-containing protein, with protein sequence MDLTCPKCQAPMRSYERSGVTVDQCTECRGIFLDRGELERLVDADTRFQAGGPVAPAAAPAPQAPAYQQQQYARQQSYGHQGYGQKPHKKRKSFFEELFD encoded by the coding sequence ATGGACCTGACCTGCCCGAAGTGCCAGGCGCCGATGCGCAGCTACGAGCGCAGCGGCGTGACCGTCGACCAGTGCACCGAGTGCCGCGGCATCTTCCTCGACCGCGGCGAGCTGGAGCGGCTGGTCGACGCCGACACTCGGTTCCAGGCGGGCGGCCCGGTCGCACCCGCCGCGGCGCCCGCGCCTCAGGCGCCGGCCTACCAGCAGCAGCAGTACGCCCGGCAGCAGTCCTACGGCCACCAGGGCTACGGGCAGAAGCCGCACAAGAAGCGCAAGAGCTTCTTCGAGGAGCTCTTCGACTGA